The following coding sequences are from one Terriglobales bacterium window:
- a CDS encoding DUF3467 domain-containing protein codes for MPVPPQPPRVKLTSTNDYRESYSNSVQVRVSVWDFFLAFGTLRAQTPEEVEVANFQGIYLSPQQAKALLMILQQNVSQYENAFGEIKLDPQFAQQGPVN; via the coding sequence ATGCCTGTGCCCCCGCAACCGCCCCGCGTAAAACTCACCTCCACCAACGACTATCGCGAGAGCTACTCCAACAGCGTGCAAGTACGCGTGAGCGTATGGGACTTCTTTCTTGCGTTCGGTACCCTGCGCGCGCAAACGCCCGAAGAGGTGGAGGTGGCAAACTTTCAGGGGATTTACTTGAGCCCGCAGCAGGCAAAAGCGCTGCTCATGATCCTGCAGCAGAACGTCTCGCAATACGAAAACGCATTTGGCGAGATCAAGCTTGATCCCCAATTCGCGCA